The following is a genomic window from Nguyenibacter vanlangensis.
CAACGCAGGGGGGAACACGAGGTCGCGAGACGGCGAACGCCGCATGGGCGGGCGGCAACCGGAACGGTTCCGAACCGTTCCGGCCTGCCCCCCGGCCGTTCAGGCCGCCTTGCGGGGCAGCAGGTCGAGCGCGATCATGGTTTCGGCGATCTGCACGGCATTCAGCGCGGCGCCCTTGCGCAAATTGTCCGCCACGCACCAGAAGCCCAGGCCGTTGGGCACGGTCGGGTCGATCCGCAGGCGCGACACATATGTCGCGTCCTCGCCGACGCATTCGATCGGCGTGACATAGCCGCCATCCTCGCGCTGGTCGTGCAGGATCACGCCCGGCGCCTCGCGCAGCGCCCGGCGCGCGCGCTCCAGGTCGACCGGCTCCTCGAATTCGACGGTGACGGCCTCGGAATGGCCGATAAAGACCGGTACGCGCACGCAGGTCGCGAAAACCGCGATATCAGGGTCGAGAATTTTGCGGGTCTCGACCGTCATCTTCCATTCCTCCTTGGTCGCGCCGTCATCCATGAAGCGGTCGATATGGGGAATGCAGTTGAAGGCGATCTGCTTGGTGAACTGCTCGGCCTTCAGCGGGTCGCCGACGAAGCTGGCGCGCGACTGGGCGAACAGCTCGTCCATGCCCTCCTTGCCCGCGCCGGCCACCGCCTGGTACGTGGCGACCACGACCCGGCGGATGGTGAACAGGTCGTGCAGCGGCTTCAGCGCCACCACCATCTGGATGGTCGAGCAATTGGGATTGGCGATGATCCCGCGCCGCGCCTTCTTCAGCGCGTTCGGATTGACCTCGGGCACCACCAGCGGCACGTCGGGCTCCATGCGGAAATGCGACGTGTTGTCGATGACGATGCAGCCCGCCTTGGCCGCACGCGGCGCATGCACCGCCGAAACCGACGCGCCGGGCGAGAACAGGGCGACGTCCCAGCCGGAAAAATCGAAATGCTCCAGGTTCTGGACCTTCAGCACCTGCCTGTCGCCGAACGAGACCTCCTGCCCCGCCGAACGGGCCGAGGCCAGGGCCGCGATCTCGTCGATCGGAAACGCGCGCTCGGCCAGCGTTTTGAGCATTTCGCGCCCCACTGCTCCGGTGGCGCCTACGACCGCGACGCGGTATCCCATCGATCCTGTTCCCCGATCCGCGCGTCCGGACCGTCCGGACGCGATGTCCCCCCAACCGCGTAGCCCCCGGCCAGGGTGGCACAGACAGGTAGTGCCTGCCCGGACGGGACGCAAGCAAGACCAGCGATCCGGCGCGGTTTTTCGCCTCCCGGCCGGCCCGCCGCCGCTCGTCGCGCCCTTGTGTTCGGCGGCGCGTTGCTCCGCTCCGGCGCGGGGTGTTCACATGGCGGACGGGCGATCGGGCGTCCGGGCGATCGGGCAAACGGCGCGTGATCTGGCGCAAGGACGCCCCGCCCGCGCCCGCCTATGGTCCGGCGACCGGCTGTCCAGGAGTAATGCCGCCATGTCCTTCTTTCGCGACATATCGTCGCCGGCGCGCAGCCGGCATGCCATTCCGCCATCGGGCAGCAGGCCCGCGCCGGCCTGCACGCTGGTGATCTTCGGCGCGCATGGCGACCTGACCAAGCGCCTGCTCATCCCGGCGCTGTACAACCTGGCCGGCAACGGGCTGCTGGATCCGGATTTCCGCATTCTGGGCATCGACCGCGCGGCGGGCGGCGCGGCCGCGTGGCGCGACGGGCTGTCGGCGACGATGCAGGACTTCACCCGCGACCGGAATGCCGAATTCCACGCGCCCAGCATCGACGCCAAGGTCTGGTCTTGGATCGCCGACCGCCTGGATTATCAACAGGCGGATTTCTCGGACCTCGAACAGGTCCGCGCGCTGGCGGCCCACCTGCCGGGCAGCGCCGTGTTCTATCTGGCGGTGCCGTCGCGCTTCTTCGGTCCGCTGGTGGAAACGCTGGGCCGGGCCGGCCTGCTGCGGGAACAGGACGGGCATTTCCGCCGGGTGGTGATCGAAAAGCCCTTCGGTTCCGACCTGGCCACCGCGCAGGCGCTGAACCGGCAGATCCTCTCGGTGCTCGACGAGCGCCAGATCTACCGGATCGACCATTTCCTGGGCAAGGAAACGGTCCAGAACATCCTGGCGATGCGCTTCGGCAACCTGATCTTCGAGCCGCTATGGCAGAACGACCATGTCGACCACGTGCAGATCACGGCGGCCGAGACCATCGGCGTCGAGCAGCGCGGCGCGTTCTACGAACCGACCGGCGCGCTGCGCGACATGGTGCCGAACCATTTGTTCCAATTGTTCGCCATGGTGGCGATGGAACCGCCATCCTCCCTGTCCGCCGAGACGGTGCGCACGGCGAAGGAGCAATTGTTCGAATCCGTCCGCCCCATCGACCCGCAGGACGCGGTGCGCGGCCAGTACCGGGCCGGAACGGTCGACGGCAGGCCGGTCGCCGCCTATCGCGACAGCCCCGGCGTCGCGCCGGACAGCGTGACCGAGACCTACGCCGCGCTGAAACTGTATGTCGACAACTGGCGCTGGTCGGGGGTGCCGTTCTACCTGCGGACCGGCAAGTCGCTGGGCGGCCGCCGCACCGAGATCGTGGTGCAGTTCAAGAAGCCGCCGGTCGCGATCTTCCGCGGGACCGAAACCGCGTCCCTGCCGCCCAACCGCATGATCCTGAACATCCAGCCGGCCCAGGGCCTGACGATCGAAATGGCGGCCAAGCGGCCCGGCCCGGCGATGGACCTGGCCGGCGTGCAGGTCCGTTTCCGGTACGAGGACGCGTTCGACCTGCAGCCCAATGTCGGCTACGAGACGCTGCTCTATGACTGCCTGGCGGGCGACGCGACCCTGTTCCAGCGCGCCGACAATATCGACGCCGCCTGGGCGGCGGTGGACCCGGTGCTGCAGGCGTGGGGCGCGTCGGCGCAGGGCCTGGAATTCTACGACGCGGGCAGCGCCGGCCCGGCCGGGGCCGACGCGCTGCTGGCCCGCGACGGGCGGGCCTGGTACCCACTGGACGGCGCCTGACCTCCGGCCGGTCCCCCGCCGGCGCCGGATATGGCGTCAGCGGGCCTGGTCGTGCCCGTCTGAACGGCGGAACAGCGTGTCGGCCTGCTTCTTCTGCGCGTCGCTGAAACCGTCATAAAGCGTGCGGAACGCCTTGTTCAGGGCCTGCAGGTCCTGCGCGCGCTGGGTCACAAGGTCGGCATAGGACTGCATGTTGTCCGCAGCACTCATGCCGGCCAGCCGGTCGCGGCGCTGCATGATGGCGTCATGAAAGCGCGCGGCATTGTCGCGCATCACCTGGGCGAAACTGTTCCAGGCGCCTTCCTCGGCCGGGGTAATCCCCAGTTGCTGGTGCAGCGTCGCGATATGCGCCGCCACCTGGTCGGGCGTCGGGTCGCGCGGCGTGCGGGCGGGGATCGCGGACTGGGGGGCGGCTGCGGCAGCGGCCGGAGAGGTGGCCGGCGTGCCGGCCGCCGGCTGGGCTGCGGTTTGCGCGCCCGCCACGGCCGGCATGGCCAACAGGGCAAGTGCGAGGATCGGGGACCGGCGAACGATCATGGGCGGATGACTCCCGTAACGCGGGTGGGCGGAAACATGGCGGCTGGGTCGCATCAATAGGGCGGCGGCCCGTACGCGGCCGGCGGGTAATAAGCCGGCGGCGGCGGCGGGGGTTCCGGCTGCGGCGGGTAATAGGCGGCCGGCGGCGGCGCGGCCTGGCTGGCCAGCGCGCCGCCCAGCAGCGCGCCCACCGCCAGCCCCGCGATTCCCGCGCCGATGGCGGCGCCGGCGCCCGGACCGCGATGGCGGTCGTCATGCCAGCCGGGGCCGCCACGGCCATGCCAGCCGCCGCGATCCCGATACGGGTCTCCCCGATGCTGGTCCCAATGCCGGTCCCAATGTTGGGCCATGGCCTGTCCCGGCACCGCGCTGGCCAGCGCACCCGACAGGCAAAGCCCGGCCATGAAGACAGAAAACGAACGAACCCGCATGGCTGGGGCTCCTTTATTTCATCAATATCCTGCGGCCACCGCTATCGGCGCCAATCTTGTCAGAATGGGGGCATGTCGGAATCAGGACGTGTCGAAATCTGGGCACGCCGGAACCAGGGCATGCCGGAATCGCGCCCGGTCAGGCCGCGCGCGACAGCCGCTTGGCCAGGGCCGACAGGCGGTGGCGCCGCATCTCGCTGCGCGCCTTGGCGTCGTTTTCCATGTAGTTCAGTTGGATCGTGTAGCGCCTGCCGACATATTGCCGGTGGCCGTGCCAGGTGGTCGGCCCGTTGGGAAAGACCAGCAGCGTGCCGTCGACCGGCGGGATCTCGGCGGCATAGTCCTCGACATCGTCGGGGCCGCGCAGCAGGCGCAGGCAGCCTTCCCGCCGGGCCCAGGATTCGCTGGCCGGGTTCAGATACAGCAGCACCGTCACCCGCTTGGCCACCGAGTCGCAATGGATGCGGCCGTCCTTCTCGCGGGTGCGGCCGCGCAGGGTCAGCATGGTCGGGGCGTCGTGCAGGTCCAGTCCGAATTTCCGGGCGATCGCCTCGCGCAGCACCGGGCCCTCCAGTTCGGCCACCAGGTTGCGCACCAGCGGCGCCAGGTTCAGGGCCGAGGGCGGGAACGACCCGCCGGAATCGATGTCGGGCATCGAGGCCACCAGCGCCCGCAGATCGTCCGCCCGGATGAAATGCGGCACCACGACATGGGCGAACGGCGCGTCGGAGACCGCGGCGGCCTCCAGCGCGGCATAATCGGGACGGATCGGTGCGGAGACGGTCATGAAACTGCCTGGACTGTGAAAACTGGGCCGTAAGAAACCAAGTGCGCACGCAAAGGGCATGACGAGGACGCACGCGCCGGGCGCCCCGTGGGCAGAGTCTTAGAACCGGCGGCCGGACGAGATCAAGGCACCCCTCCCGATCAAGGCACCCCTGGGGCCCGGTCCATCCTGGCCCATGCGGGCGGCTTTCGGGCGGCGGGACTTCACCAGATGGAGAGCAGGCGCCCTTCCGCCCGATTTGGCGGGCGCGGGCCCTTGCTGGGAATGAGGCCCGGCGCTATCGGCGACTCATGGAAGCCGCGCTGTCGTCCTTCGCTTCGGACCTGCATCTGCCGCCGGGGTCGGGCCCGCTGGCGGCGTACGAGGCACGCCTGGCGGCGGGCCTGCTGGCCCCCGATCCCGAACAGCGCAAGGCCGCCACCCGGCTGGACAGGCTGTGGCGCGAATTGCCGGGCTGCCACCCCGTGGCGCACCGGCCCCGGTCCTGGGGCATGTCTGGGGGTATGTCCAGGGGCATGTCCGGGGGGCTGCTGGGCGCGCTGGCATCGCGCCTGGCCGGCTCTTCCCGTGCCGCGCGGCCGTCGCGGCCGCGCGGCGTCTACATGGTCGGCCAGGTCGGGCGCGGCAAGACCATGCTGATGGACCTATTCTTCGACCTGGCCCCGGTGGCGCACAAGCGCCGGGTGCATTTCCACCGCTTCATGCAGGACGTGCACCAGCGCCTGCACGCGATGAAGCAGGCGGACCCCGGACTGACCGACCCGATCCCGCCCCTGGCCCAGGCCATCGCCGGTCAGGCCTGGCTGCTGTGCTTCGACGAATTCCAGGTCGACGACATCGCCGATGCCATGATCCTGGGCCGGCTTTTCGAATATCTGTTCGCCGCGGGCGTGGTGGTGGTCGCGACCTCGAACACCCGGCCGCAGGATCTGTTCCAGCACCGGCCGGGGGCCGACGCCTTCCGGCCCTTCATCGCCATCATCCAGCGCGAGGTGGACACGCTGGAGCTGGACTCGCCACGCGATTACCGGCGGGGCGGCCTGCGCGGGGTCGCGACCTGGATCGTGCCGCCGGGCGCCGAGGCGACGCAGGAACTGGATTCGCTGTTCATGCGCCTGGCCGGCGGGGCGCCGCTCTGCCCGGTGACGCTGCAGGTCATGGGGCGCTCCGTCGCGGTGCCGGTGGCCGCCGGTCCGGTCGCGCGCTTCACCTTCGCCGATCTGTGCGGCCGGGCGCTGGGGG
Proteins encoded in this region:
- the zwf gene encoding glucose-6-phosphate dehydrogenase, which encodes MSFFRDISSPARSRHAIPPSGSRPAPACTLVIFGAHGDLTKRLLIPALYNLAGNGLLDPDFRILGIDRAAGGAAAWRDGLSATMQDFTRDRNAEFHAPSIDAKVWSWIADRLDYQQADFSDLEQVRALAAHLPGSAVFYLAVPSRFFGPLVETLGRAGLLREQDGHFRRVVIEKPFGSDLATAQALNRQILSVLDERQIYRIDHFLGKETVQNILAMRFGNLIFEPLWQNDHVDHVQITAAETIGVEQRGAFYEPTGALRDMVPNHLFQLFAMVAMEPPSSLSAETVRTAKEQLFESVRPIDPQDAVRGQYRAGTVDGRPVAAYRDSPGVAPDSVTETYAALKLYVDNWRWSGVPFYLRTGKSLGGRRTEIVVQFKKPPVAIFRGTETASLPPNRMILNIQPAQGLTIEMAAKRPGPAMDLAGVQVRFRYEDAFDLQPNVGYETLLYDCLAGDATLFQRADNIDAAWAAVDPVLQAWGASAQGLEFYDAGSAGPAGADALLARDGRAWYPLDGA
- a CDS encoding Spy/CpxP family protein refolding chaperone; translated protein: MIVRRSPILALALLAMPAVAGAQTAAQPAAGTPATSPAAAAAAPQSAIPARTPRDPTPDQVAAHIATLHQQLGITPAEEGAWNSFAQVMRDNAARFHDAIMQRRDRLAGMSAADNMQSYADLVTQRAQDLQALNKAFRTLYDGFSDAQKKQADTLFRRSDGHDQAR
- a CDS encoding 2OG-Fe(II) oxygenase, with amino-acid sequence MTVSAPIRPDYAALEAAAVSDAPFAHVVVPHFIRADDLRALVASMPDIDSGGSFPPSALNLAPLVRNLVAELEGPVLREAIARKFGLDLHDAPTMLTLRGRTREKDGRIHCDSVAKRVTVLLYLNPASESWARREGCLRLLRGPDDVEDYAAEIPPVDGTLLVFPNGPTTWHGHRQYVGRRYTIQLNYMENDAKARSEMRRHRLSALAKRLSRAA
- a CDS encoding aspartate-semialdehyde dehydrogenase, which codes for MGYRVAVVGATGAVGREMLKTLAERAFPIDEIAALASARSAGQEVSFGDRQVLKVQNLEHFDFSGWDVALFSPGASVSAVHAPRAAKAGCIVIDNTSHFRMEPDVPLVVPEVNPNALKKARRGIIANPNCSTIQMVVALKPLHDLFTIRRVVVATYQAVAGAGKEGMDELFAQSRASFVGDPLKAEQFTKQIAFNCIPHIDRFMDDGATKEEWKMTVETRKILDPDIAVFATCVRVPVFIGHSEAVTVEFEEPVDLERARRALREAPGVILHDQREDGGYVTPIECVGEDATYVSRLRIDPTVPNGLGFWCVADNLRKGAALNAVQIAETMIALDLLPRKAA
- the zapE gene encoding cell division protein ZapE, which gives rise to MEAALSSFASDLHLPPGSGPLAAYEARLAAGLLAPDPEQRKAATRLDRLWRELPGCHPVAHRPRSWGMSGGMSRGMSGGLLGALASRLAGSSRAARPSRPRGVYMVGQVGRGKTMLMDLFFDLAPVAHKRRVHFHRFMQDVHQRLHAMKQADPGLTDPIPPLAQAIAGQAWLLCFDEFQVDDIADAMILGRLFEYLFAAGVVVVATSNTRPQDLFQHRPGADAFRPFIAIIQREVDTLELDSPRDYRRGGLRGVATWIVPPGAEATQELDSLFMRLAGGAPLCPVTLQVMGRSVAVPVAAGPVARFTFADLCGRALGAGDYLALATRFAALVLDDVPRLGPDNFDLARRFIVLVDTLYEQKVKLFASAEDQPDALYRQGRGAEAFERTASRLAEMQGAAYLDLPHLS